TTTTTCTCCAATAACTGCACCGCATTCTTCACATATTCCATATGTTCCGTTTTCTATTTTTCTTAAAGCCAAGTCTATTAAAAATAAAGTTTCTCTATCTGCTTGGTTTAATCTATAAAACGTTTCTCTACTAAGCTCTTCTGTTACGTTATCCGCATCATCACCAACACCGGTCTTTTCATTTAAATCATTTTTTAATGCTTCTTCCATAGATTTTAATATCTGCTCTCTTTTTTCTAAGAGTTGTTTTTTTATTTTTTCTAAATCCATTTAAGAAACCTCCTTTAAAATAAATCAATATAATATGAAAAAAATATATAATTTCAAGATTGTTTTTTATATAAGCTCAACATTTTTTGCTGCTCTTTTCTTATATAACTAAATATATCCTTTTGGATACTTTCTTTAATTTCTTTAAATTTAATACCGTAACAAATAATCTTTTGCTTTTCATAAACATTTACAACATCACCTGTCAACTGAAAATCTTTTTCCT
This is a stretch of genomic DNA from Sulfurihydrogenibium sp. YO3AOP1. It encodes these proteins:
- a CDS encoding TraR/DksA family transcriptional regulator, which gives rise to MDLEKIKKQLLEKREQILKSMEEALKNDLNEKTGVGDDADNVTEELSRETFYRLNQADRETLFLIDLALRKIENGTYGICEECGAVIGEKRLEAIPWVRLCIDCSQNEEIVRAFQQKNEEEMLYNIIPPALGGEEEENKTVPSE